DNA sequence from the Terriglobia bacterium genome:
GGGCTGGGCGTGGCGATCGCGCTGGTGATCGTGCCGGCGCAAACGCTGATGCAGCAGGAGACGCCGCATGCGATGATTGGGCGCGTCAGCAGCAGCTTCATGTCGCTGATCTCGCTGGCGCAGGTGACGGGGCTGCTGCTGTCGGGTTACCTGGCGCACCTGCTCGGTATCCGCCAACTGTTCATGACGGCAGCGGTGGCGCTGGCACTGATCACCGTCGTAGGCTACACCAAGCGCGGAGGCGCGCCGCAGCAGGTCGCGACCGAGCCGGAGGGGTAAGCATGGAAGTGGTAAACATAGCGCACAAGCTGGCGCAGTTTTCCGAGTACTGGTCGCCCAAGATCGCGGGCGAAGTGAACGACTCGTACGTCAAGCTGGTGAAGTTCAAGGGCGAGTTCGTATGGCACCACCACGAGGCGGAAGACGAGCTGTTCCTGGTAATCCGCGGAACCCTGCGCATGAAGTTCCGCGAGCACGGGGTGGAGCGGGAGAAGACGGTGGTGCCGGGTGAGTACATCATTGTGCCGCGCGGAGTGGAGCACATGCCAATCGCGGACGAGGAAGTCCACGTCATGCTGCTGGAGCCGAAGACGACGTTGAATACGGGCAATGTGAGGAACGAGCGCACGGTTGAGCAACTAGAGCGAATCTGAGCCGTCGGTTAGGAAATTCCTGACCGAACTGCCTTTCAACTTTTGTGGGAATCTGGCCAAAGCAGGGGTCCTTCGACTCGGACGTGCCAACCCGCGCGCCAAAGTCGGGCGGGCTGGTTGTGTGGCGCGTCCTCGCTCAGGATGACCTCAGTTTAGGTTTTGCGAGTGAGTCCTAAGGATCGCCTTGGATCGGAAGGCCGAAGACCAGCGTTTTTCCTGCGCTCAAGCTAGAATAGAAACGGCATGTTTGAAGTCAGCGTGGAGGATTCGTTTGCGGCGGGGCACGCACTGCGCGGTTATCGCGGCAAGTGCGAGAACCCGCACGGGCACAACTACAAGGTCCGCATCACCCTGGCGGGTGATGAACTGGACGGCATCGGGCTGCTCTACGACTTCAAGGACCTGAAACAGGCGATGAACCAGATCATCGACCGGCTGGACCACCAGTTTCTCAACGACATCGAGCCATTCCGCCAGGTGAACCCCTCGGCCGAGAACATGGCGCGGTACTTCTACCAGGAAGCGACCGCGCGCCTCCAGCAGGCGACCGGCGGGCGGGTAAAGGTCAAGCAGGTGAAGATCTGGGAAACCGACAGTACGACGGCGACGTACTTCGAGTAGTTCCGGTTTCTAGTTTCCAGAAGGCCTGTCGGTCTATCCGTCTCGCGGTCACACCGGGGAATCCGAAGCACACGACCGACAGACCGATAGACCGAAAGACCCTCGCAGGACTCATGCAGATCACGGAAATCTACCGGTCCATCCAGGGTGAAAGCTCGTTTGCCGGGCTGCCGTGCACTTTTGTGCGCCTGACCGGGTGCAACTTGCGCTGCACCTGGTGCGACAGCGAGTACACCTTCACCGGCGGAACGAGAATGTCGGTATCGGAAGTGGAAGCCCAGGTGCGACGGCTGGCGGTGTCAGGGCTGGTGGAGATCACCGGCGGCGAGCCCATGCTGCAGCAACGCGAAGTGGTGCCGCTGATGGAGAGCCTGCTCGCTTGCCGGTACACGGTGCTGTTGGAAACCAGCGGTGAGCGCCCCCTGAAAGACGTGCCGCGAGCGGTGCACAAGATCGTGGACGTAAAGTGCCCGGGATCGGGCGAAGGCGGAACATTCGACAAGACTAACCTGGCGGCGCTGGGCAGCGGCGATGAAGTGAAGTTCGTGCTGGCCTCGCGCGCCGACTATCAGTTCGCGCGCGATTTTGTGCGGGAACATGGGTTAGAAGAGAGTGTGGGCGCCGTGATTTGCTCGCCCGCGTTTCGCCAGCATGCTGCTGGGGAGCGGAATGCTTCGCTTTGCTTGCTGGACCCGCGCGAACTGGCGGACTGGATCCTGGAGGACGGATTGCAGGTGCGGCTGGGGTTGCAGATCCACAAGTTTATCTGGGCGCCGGAAACGAAAGGCGTGTAATTGTGGAATTGCAGAACTGCGGGTTCGGCATTCAATGAGTTGTCGATGAGCAAAGACGAACATCGTCCTCGTGCGGTGGTGCTGTTAAGCGGCGGGATGGATTCGTGCGTGTGCGCGGCGCTGGCGGCGCGCGATTGCGACGCGGCGGCACTGCACGTGATGTACGGTCAACGAACGGAAGAGCGCGAGCAGCGGGCGTTTGAAGCGGTGTGCGAGCGTCTGGGGATTAAACGGCGGATGGTGATCCGCAACGAGGCGCTGCGCCAGATTGGCGGATCGGCACTGACGGATGCTTCGATCGCGGTGCCGGTAGCGGCGAGGGAGTTTGAGGGGAGAGCGCCGGTAGCGACGGGCGAGGGCACCCCCGCCACTTCGCAAATCCCGGAACCGTCGGACACTACCCAAATCCCGGTCACCTACGTGCCCTTTCGCAATGCTCATTTTTTGGCGGCGGCGGTAAGTTGGGCGGAAGTGCTGGGAGCGGAAAAAATCCTGATCGGGGCGGTGGAGCAGGACAGCTCCGGCTATCCGGATTGCCGGCCGGCGTATTATCGGGCGTTCAACGAAGTGATCCGGACGGGAACCAAGGAGGGGAAGATCGAAATTGTGACCCCGCTGATCGGGATGCAAAAGTCGGAGATTGTGACGCTCGGCCTTGAATTGGGCGCGCCCTTCGATTTAACGTGGAGTTGCTACAGCCGGGAAGAGCGGGCGTGCGGCGCGTGCGAAAGCTGCGTGTTGCGGCAGCGCGCGTTCGCAGCAGCAGGCGCGCGCGATCCCATCGCTTACGAAACGGAAGCGGCGTACCAGCACCCCAGCGCAACCGGCGGTAGAAAATGAAACTTGGCCGCGCTCCGGGCACACGAGATGCGCGGAATTCATAACGGGAGATGGCAATGAAACGCAAGCTTACTTGGTGCGTATTAACGGCGGTGATGGCGGTGTTGTTGGTGTTGTCGGCTCCGGCAGCATGGGGCCAGACGACGGTGGTCAAGGGCTACGTGCACGACGTAAACGGTGAGCCGGTCACGGGCGCTACCGTGCTGTTAGTCAACAGGGAAAACGGGCGCAAGTATGAGCTGAAGACCAACAACAAGGGCGAGTACTATTCGCTGGGCGTCACCTCGGGGCGCTATGACTTGACCGTTCTTAAGAACGGCCAGCAGATCTGGAAATTATCCGGCATTACCGTCTCGTTCAGCGAACCGGAAAACACCTATAACATTGATTTGAAGAAGGAACAGGCGGCGCAGCAGGCGACGATTCCGCCGGAGGTCAAAAAGCAGCAGGAAGAGCAGCAGAAGGAAGCCAGTAAGATCAAGAGCCTGAACGAAAAGCTGGGGGCAGCCGCGGCGGCCGAGCAGGCGGGCAATTTCGATCTTGCCATCCAGACGATGAAAGAGGCGGTGGCCCTGGATCCGACGCGCGATGTGCTCTGGTTCAAGCTGGCCGATTCCGAGCGTCAGAGCGCGGTCAAAATAACCGCACCGGCGGATAGAACCGCGCGCTTCCAGGAAGCCACCGAGAACTACAAGAAAGCCATCGCTATCAAGCCGACGGGGGCATATTACAACAACCTCGGGGAAGTGCAGGCCAAGATGGGCGACACCGGCGCCGCCGTAGCCTCTTACGCGCAAGCGGGGCAACTGGACCCGGCCAATGCCGGCCAGTACTACTTCAACGAAGGCGCGGTACTGACCAATATCGGCAAGGTAGATGAAGCGATCCAGGCGTTCGACAAGGCGATCCTGGCTGATCCGAACAGGGCCGATGCGTACTACTGGAAATCAATCAACCTGATGCAGCATCCCACCATGAAAGGAAACAAAGCCGAGTATCCTCCGGGCACGGTTGAAGGCTTCCAGAAATATCTGCAACTGCAACCAACCGGGCAGTTCGCCGAAGGCGCCAAGGCCTTAATCGCGCAGATGGGTCAAGAGGTCGAAACTAGCTACGGCAAGCAAAAGGGTACGAAAACGAAGAAGTAAAGCAGGACGAGGGATTTGTAGCGCGGCCCGGGGCGAGAGCTTCGGGCCTTTCTCTTGGCTGTCAGCTCTCTGCGTTCGGCTGCGGCAAAGCGGGCAGGGCTTGAAAGTTGCCGACGGAGACTTGAGACTAGGACACGCCATGCTTGAACTGCATACGCCGGTCCAGTACGTGAAGGGGGTAGGTCCGCGCCTGGCGGAGGTGCTGGCGAGCAAAGGCATGAGCACCGTTGAAGATCTGCTGTACTACCTGCCCTTTCGCTACGAGGACCGGCTGAACCCGCGGCGGATTGGGGAGTTGCGCCCGGGAGAGATGGCGAGCGTGATCGCCGAGGTGCGAACTTCGGCGCTGTTTCGCACCAAGACGATGCCCATATTTGAGTTGACGGTGGGGGATCTGACTAGCCCGACAGATTCCCCCCACCCTATCTCGCCAGAACCGGGCGAGATGAGGGTGGGTCACCCATCGGGAAGGGTGGAACAACCGCCAAGTACGCGGGGGTTGTTCGGGGCCGGGCCGAGGGTGATGCTGAAGTGCATCTGGTTTAACGGGAGTTACCTGAAAGACCGATTTCAGCCGGGGCAGTTGGTGGCTTTGCACGGCAAGGTCGAAGTCTCCAAGATGGGCCGGGAGCGGCTGCAACTGATCAACCCGCAATTTGAAATTTTGGGCGAAAAGGACGCTGATGCACCGGAAGCGATTGCCGAGTCAACGGAAATCGGGCGCATCGTACCAATCTACGAGTCGGCGGGCAGCGGGAAGGTGACGTCGCGGTGGTTCCGGCGGGTGATCCACAGCGCGCTGGAGAACTTGACGCCGGAGGTCGTGGATGCGATTCCCGACGCGGTGCGGCGGCGGATGGGGCTGATGGCGCGGCGCGAGGCGTTCCGGCTGGCGCACTGGCCGGAGGAGTCGGCGCGGCTGGAGGACTTGCTGGCGGTGCGCACTCCAGCGCAAATCCGGCTAATTTTCGAGGAGCTGTTCTTCCTTGAGCTGGGCTTGGAGCTGAAGCGCAAACGCATGCGGGCGCTTCCCGGGATTGCGTTCCGCATTGACGAGCCGGTGCGGGAGGCAATCAAACGCATCCTGCCGTTTCATCCCACGGGGGCCCAGAAGCGAGTGCTCAAGGAAATCGCCGACGACATGCGCCAGCCGGTCCCGATGCGGCGGCTGCTGCAAGGCGACGTAGGGTCGGGAAAAACGATTGTGGCGCTGGAGGCGGCGATCATCGCCATCGAGAATGGCTACCAGGCGGCGTTGATGGCGCCGACGGAAATCCTGGCAACGCAGCATTATTTGTCGGCGCGGCGGATCCTGGAGAAGGCAGGGTACCGCATCGTGCTGCTGACCGGGTCGGTGGAAGAGGTGCGGAAGCGGGACATCCGCCGGCACATCTCCCAGGGGAACGCGCAACTGGTGATCGGGACACACGCCCTAATCGTAGAGAAGGTGGAGTTCAGCAACCTGGGGCTGGTGATTGTCGACGAGCAGCACCGGTTTGGGGTGATGCAGCGTCTCAAGTTGATGAAGAAAGCGTTGGCGGCGGAGGAGCCACAGGCCGAAACAGGCGCGGAGCATCAGCGTGAGGGTGGGGATCCCTCGACTCCCCCGGCCAAAGGCGCACCGGGCTTGCTCGGGATGACAAGATCGGAAGGCGCGCCGCGCTCCCTTGGGCCGACCAGGGCGGAGGAGGCGCAGCCGGACACGCTGGTGATGACAGCGACGCCGATCCCCAGGACGCTGGCGTTGACGTTGTACGGGGACCTGGACGTCAGCGTTTTAAACGAGATGCCGCCGGGACGGAGGCCGATCGTGACGCGGCGGGTGGGGGGCGAGCGGTCGGACGAGGTCTTCGCCTTTGTTCGCAAGCAGGTGGCGGCTGGACACCAGGCGTACGTGGTTTATCCCGTAATTGAGGAGAACGAGGAGAAGGGGATCAAGGCGGCAACCAAGATGTATGAGGAGGTCCGACGGCGTATTTTGCCGGACCTGCGCATCGGCCTGCTGCACGGGCGACTGGACGCCGAGCAGAAGGACGAGATCATGCGGCGGTTCCAGGCCGACGAGGTTGACGTGCTGGTTTCGACCACGGTGATCGAGGTCGGAGTGGACGTGCCGAATGCGACGGTGATGGTGATCGAGCACGCGGAGCGCTTCGGGCTGGCGCAGTTGCACCAGTTGCGGGGGCGGATCGGGCGGGGCGCGGCGAAGTCGTTCTGCATTCTGGTTACCGGAGGCAAAGTGACCCCGGAAGCGGAGCGAAGGCTGGACACCATGGTGCGCACCACCGACGGCTTCGAAATCGCCGAAACCGACTTGCAACTGCGCGGGCCGGGCGAGTTCTTCGGCACTCGACAGGCAGGATTGCCAGGCTTTCGCGTGGCCAACCTGATCCGCGACCAGGAGTTGCTGGAGGCGGCGCGGCGAGAGGCAGCGGCGGTGATATCGGGCTGTGACCGAGAGATTTCTCAACCGGAGGTGTCGCGGGCGCTGGTCCACCTTCGGTCGCACTGGCAGCGGCGTTACGGGCTGGTGGAGGTAGGATGAGGACGGCCTGTCAGTGATGGGGCTCACCGAAGGCTGTTCACGGGGAAGGCGAGAAGGCCATCCCCTTTTGGCACAGGAAGCAAAATTGACACGCAGCTTGCGCTCTGGTAGCGTTTGACGTTCCATGTAGCTCCTGTGATTGCATTTGGGAGCCAGGACCGTTCCGCGGGAGAGCGCCCCACGGAGGCAAACCCAGCCTCAACGCGGGGCATCCAATCGGCTTGAGCGGAGAGCTAGAATTTGCGCAAGCGTTTCTACATCCTTTTTGTCGCCCGAGACCCCGAAGGCCAACTGCGTAAGATCCCCATTCCATTGCATTACGTCCAAGTCTTCCTCGCTGGGGCGCTGATCGGCATGCTGAGCATCACCGGGATGGCCGGATCGTATGCGCGCATGCTGATGAAGGTGATGCGCTTCAACCAGGTGCGGGCGGAGAAGGAACAGCTCAAGAACCGCTACAACCGGCTGGAGAAAGTGGCAGCGGACAGGGACATTCAGGTGGCATCGCTGGGATCACTGGCCAGCGAGGTAACCGCGCTGTATGGGCTGAAGGCGCAGCCCTTGCTTTCTGCCGGGCGAAATGATTCGTCCCTCCCCGACGAGCAGATCAAGAAGTCGATGGACCAGTTCTGGCTGTTGAGAACATCAGCGCTCAACGGCGGGACCGCCATCGGGATCAGCATGGGCCGACGCAACCTCACCGCCGCCGACTGGCTGCGCCTGTCCGAACAGCCCAACCTGTGGCCGGTCGAAGGACGAATTACGGGGTCGTTCGGCGAGCGCATTGACCCGTTCAACGGAGAGGGCGCGTTCCATAGCGGCGTGGACATATCCACGGAGTACGGAAGCCGGGTGATCGCGCCGGCCGATGGTGTGGTAACCTTCGCTGACTTCTACAGCGGCTACGGCCGGATGATCGAGGTCGAGCACTCGCAGGGGTTTGTCACGCGCTATGGCCACTTGTCAAGCTTTGCCGTCACGCCCGGCCAAACGGTTCACCGCGGGCAGGTGATCGGATACGTCGGGCTCAGCGGACGCAGTACAGGCCCCCATCTGCATTACGAAGTCTGGCTGCACAACAATCCGGTCAACCCTTACAACTTCCTGCGCACCACCATCGCACGAGTCTCGCTGAACGCAGGTGGGAAATAATTCCAAGCCAGAAGTAAGGATCCAGAAGTCCGAACCGTTTCGACCAGTCATACGTTCCGACTTCTTACTCCTGATTTCATTTCTTTTTCCTTCCGCCGTGTCTCCGCTTCTCGGTGGTGGATTTCTTTGCCTCAGGCAGCGGGGCGGGAGCGACTACCGGCACGGGCGGGGCTTCGGAGACGATCTTCTTGAGCAGGCCGGGAGGGATGATAGCGTTCAGCTCGGCGCGGTCTTGCATCTGGCTGACGCTGATACTGTCGAAAAAGCTCTTGAGGTCGGGGTCGGCGCTGCCCCCCTGGGCGCGGGCTTCAATGGTGCGCGCGACGGCGAGGAAGGCGTTGAGTTGGTCGGAGACGCGCTGCGCGTCTTCCTGGCTACGGGTGAAGACGTCGGCGCGGAACTGGACCGAGCCCAAATAGCGCACGGCGGCGACCACCACGGTTCCCTGCGGGAAGAACAGGTCGTAGCCGCCGGGGAGAACGAAACGGGCATTCCCCGGCTCACTGGTGGACGTGGTGCGCGCCACCGCCCAAGCCACGCTGGCCAGCGGGACGTGGCGATAGTAGCTGCGGAGCATATCGCTGCCGCCGACGAAGGATTGTCGGTAGCGGTCAATGACCTCGCCAATGACAAACTCGCCCTCGGCGTTGCTGACGGCGACCATATTCTTGCTGAGCACGACGACGCGGACGGTGCGGCCGGGCAGCGGGATCTCGTAAATAATGGAGTTGCCATAGTTGCGGGTGGTGGCAGCGGTTCGGCGCAGAAAGGCGGCGAGCTTGGCGCCGTCAAAGCGGCCGACGAAGACCTCCGAGTAACGCGTTTCGGGCAGAGTCTTGGAGTTGGCGACGTCGGTAGGAGAGGGAAAGTGGACCGCGAAGGCGGCTTCGTCGAGGTCGCGCTCGAACTGAAAGCCGGTGTCGCGGACGAATTGCGCGTAGTCCGGATCCAGGCTGGGCATGTTCTTGAACAACCCGGCGGCGCGCAGCGGCTTCAGGTCGAGGTAGACGTAAGCGGCGGCGGCGGGGAGCAGGCGTGCGGCTTCGGGCGGCGCGCCGCGGCGCAACAGCACAGCAACGACGGCGGCGACAATCAGCAACGCAATCGCGAGAAGAATGAAGTGTCGCCAGCGCATTACTAAGCATTTGTAATTGAGTAATTTGTAATTTGCAATTGGAACAGCCCCAGGGCTGATTTTCGAGTGGCGGTGCCCGCTCAGCCCCGCATCGTCAACGGTCAAATCCGGGTTTGGCACTTCTTTTCAAATTGCCAATTGCAAATATTGCAAATTACCCATTCCGCGACTGGCGCTCACCGGCTATCTTCGGTAAAATGATTCTTGGGCTGGGCTTCCAGGCTTAAGCTTTTGTGTCCACTCCTCCTGCTGCGCATTCCGA
Encoded proteins:
- a CDS encoding cupin domain-containing protein, translated to MEVVNIAHKLAQFSEYWSPKIAGEVNDSYVKLVKFKGEFVWHHHEAEDELFLVIRGTLRMKFREHGVEREKTVVPGEYIIVPRGVEHMPIADEEVHVMLLEPKTTLNTGNVRNERTVEQLERI
- a CDS encoding carboxypeptidase regulatory-like domain-containing protein; this encodes MKRKLTWCVLTAVMAVLLVLSAPAAWGQTTVVKGYVHDVNGEPVTGATVLLVNRENGRKYELKTNNKGEYYSLGVTSGRYDLTVLKNGQQIWKLSGITVSFSEPENTYNIDLKKEQAAQQATIPPEVKKQQEEQQKEASKIKSLNEKLGAAAAAEQAGNFDLAIQTMKEAVALDPTRDVLWFKLADSERQSAVKITAPADRTARFQEATENYKKAIAIKPTGAYYNNLGEVQAKMGDTGAAVASYAQAGQLDPANAGQYYFNEGAVLTNIGKVDEAIQAFDKAILADPNRADAYYWKSINLMQHPTMKGNKAEYPPGTVEGFQKYLQLQPTGQFAEGAKALIAQMGQEVETSYGKQKGTKTKK
- a CDS encoding radical SAM protein, with product MQITEIYRSIQGESSFAGLPCTFVRLTGCNLRCTWCDSEYTFTGGTRMSVSEVEAQVRRLAVSGLVEITGGEPMLQQREVVPLMESLLACRYTVLLETSGERPLKDVPRAVHKIVDVKCPGSGEGGTFDKTNLAALGSGDEVKFVLASRADYQFARDFVREHGLEESVGAVICSPAFRQHAAGERNASLCLLDPRELADWILEDGLQVRLGLQIHKFIWAPETKGV
- a CDS encoding M23 family metallopeptidase; amino-acid sequence: MRKRFYILFVARDPEGQLRKIPIPLHYVQVFLAGALIGMLSITGMAGSYARMLMKVMRFNQVRAEKEQLKNRYNRLEKVAADRDIQVASLGSLASEVTALYGLKAQPLLSAGRNDSSLPDEQIKKSMDQFWLLRTSALNGGTAIGISMGRRNLTAADWLRLSEQPNLWPVEGRITGSFGERIDPFNGEGAFHSGVDISTEYGSRVIAPADGVVTFADFYSGYGRMIEVEHSQGFVTRYGHLSSFAVTPGQTVHRGQVIGYVGLSGRSTGPHLHYEVWLHNNPVNPYNFLRTTIARVSLNAGGK
- the queD gene encoding 6-carboxytetrahydropterin synthase QueD — encoded protein: MFEVSVEDSFAAGHALRGYRGKCENPHGHNYKVRITLAGDELDGIGLLYDFKDLKQAMNQIIDRLDHQFLNDIEPFRQVNPSAENMARYFYQEATARLQQATGGRVKVKQVKIWETDSTTATYFE
- the recG gene encoding ATP-dependent DNA helicase RecG; amino-acid sequence: MLELHTPVQYVKGVGPRLAEVLASKGMSTVEDLLYYLPFRYEDRLNPRRIGELRPGEMASVIAEVRTSALFRTKTMPIFELTVGDLTSPTDSPHPISPEPGEMRVGHPSGRVEQPPSTRGLFGAGPRVMLKCIWFNGSYLKDRFQPGQLVALHGKVEVSKMGRERLQLINPQFEILGEKDADAPEAIAESTEIGRIVPIYESAGSGKVTSRWFRRVIHSALENLTPEVVDAIPDAVRRRMGLMARREAFRLAHWPEESARLEDLLAVRTPAQIRLIFEELFFLELGLELKRKRMRALPGIAFRIDEPVREAIKRILPFHPTGAQKRVLKEIADDMRQPVPMRRLLQGDVGSGKTIVALEAAIIAIENGYQAALMAPTEILATQHYLSARRILEKAGYRIVLLTGSVEEVRKRDIRRHISQGNAQLVIGTHALIVEKVEFSNLGLVIVDEQHRFGVMQRLKLMKKALAAEEPQAETGAEHQREGGDPSTPPAKGAPGLLGMTRSEGAPRSLGPTRAEEAQPDTLVMTATPIPRTLALTLYGDLDVSVLNEMPPGRRPIVTRRVGGERSDEVFAFVRKQVAAGHQAYVVYPVIEENEEKGIKAATKMYEEVRRRILPDLRIGLLHGRLDAEQKDEIMRRFQADEVDVLVSTTVIEVGVDVPNATVMVIEHAERFGLAQLHQLRGRIGRGAAKSFCILVTGGKVTPEAERRLDTMVRTTDGFEIAETDLQLRGPGEFFGTRQAGLPGFRVANLIRDQELLEAARREAAAVISGCDREISQPEVSRALVHLRSHWQRRYGLVEVG
- the queC gene encoding 7-cyano-7-deazaguanine synthase QueC; translation: MSKDEHRPRAVVLLSGGMDSCVCAALAARDCDAAALHVMYGQRTEEREQRAFEAVCERLGIKRRMVIRNEALRQIGGSALTDASIAVPVAAREFEGRAPVATGEGTPATSQIPEPSDTTQIPVTYVPFRNAHFLAAAVSWAEVLGAEKILIGAVEQDSSGYPDCRPAYYRAFNEVIRTGTKEGKIEIVTPLIGMQKSEIVTLGLELGAPFDLTWSCYSREERACGACESCVLRQRAFAAAGARDPIAYETEAAYQHPSATGGRK